One Rhizobium acidisoli DNA window includes the following coding sequences:
- the kdpB gene encoding potassium-transporting ATPase subunit KdpB, with product MSQAKSASIMVSRILIPAVGAAFKKLDPRALARNPVMFVVATVSVLTTVLFLRDLAAGNGNLGFSFQINLWLWFTVLFANFAEAVAEGRGKAQADSLRKARTETQAKLLTTNNGSDYRMVPGTSLKVGDVVLVEAGDIIPSDGEVIEGVASVNEAAITGESAPVIRESGGDRSAVTGGTQVLSDWIRVRITAAAGSTFLDRMIALVEGAERQKTPNEIALNILLAGMTLIFVLATATIPSFAIYAGGSIPIIVLVALFVTLIPTTIGALLSAIGIAGMDRLVRFNVLAMSGRAVEAAGDVDTLLLDKTGTITLGNRQATSFRPVRGVSEQDLADAAQLASLADETPEGRSIVVLAKEKYAIRGRDMASLKATFVPFTAQSRMSGVDLEGASIRKGAVDAVLTYVNGDAPSKNGSEVVRELQSIADEVAKSGGTPLAVARDGRLLGVIQLKDIVKGGIRERFTELRRMGIRTVMITGDNPLTAAAIAAEAGVDDFLAQATPEMKLALMREEQAKGKLVAMCGDGTNDAPALAQADVGVAMNTGTVAAREAGNMVDLDSDPTKLIEIVEIGKQLLMTRGALTTFSIANDIAKYFAIIPAMFLTFYPQLGVLNIMGLSTPQSAILSAIIFNALVIVALIPLSLKGVRYRPIGAGALLSRNLLIYGLGGIIVPFIGIKAIDLAVAALGLA from the coding sequence ATGAGCCAGGCAAAATCCGCGAGCATCATGGTTTCTCGCATTCTCATCCCGGCCGTGGGCGCCGCCTTCAAGAAGCTCGACCCGCGCGCACTTGCCAGAAACCCGGTCATGTTCGTCGTGGCCACGGTCTCGGTGCTGACCACCGTGCTTTTCCTGCGCGACCTCGCAGCCGGCAACGGCAATCTCGGCTTTTCCTTCCAGATCAATCTCTGGCTCTGGTTTACCGTGCTGTTTGCCAATTTCGCCGAAGCCGTCGCCGAAGGCCGCGGCAAGGCGCAGGCGGATTCGCTGCGCAAGGCGCGCACCGAAACCCAGGCCAAGCTGCTTACCACCAACAATGGTAGCGACTACCGCATGGTGCCCGGCACCAGTCTCAAGGTCGGCGATGTCGTGCTGGTCGAGGCCGGCGACATCATCCCTTCGGATGGCGAGGTCATCGAAGGGGTGGCCTCCGTCAATGAGGCGGCAATCACCGGCGAATCCGCCCCGGTCATCCGCGAATCCGGCGGCGACCGCTCGGCGGTGACCGGCGGCACCCAGGTGCTGTCCGACTGGATCCGCGTGCGCATTACCGCAGCCGCCGGTTCGACCTTCCTCGACCGGATGATCGCGCTGGTCGAAGGTGCGGAACGCCAGAAGACGCCGAACGAGATCGCGCTCAACATCCTGCTTGCCGGCATGACGCTGATCTTCGTGCTCGCCACCGCGACGATCCCGAGCTTTGCCATCTATGCCGGCGGCTCGATCCCGATCATCGTGCTCGTCGCCCTCTTCGTCACCCTGATCCCAACGACGATCGGCGCGCTCTTGTCGGCGATCGGCATTGCCGGCATGGACCGTCTCGTCCGCTTCAACGTGCTCGCCATGTCCGGCCGCGCCGTCGAAGCGGCCGGCGACGTCGACACGCTGCTGCTCGACAAGACGGGCACGATCACGCTCGGCAACCGCCAGGCGACAAGCTTCCGCCCGGTTCGCGGCGTTTCCGAACAGGATCTGGCCGATGCCGCCCAGCTTGCCTCGCTGGCCGACGAAACGCCTGAGGGACGCTCCATCGTCGTGCTCGCCAAGGAGAAATATGCGATCCGCGGCCGCGACATGGCGAGCCTCAAGGCCACCTTCGTGCCCTTCACCGCCCAGAGCCGCATGAGCGGCGTCGATCTCGAAGGCGCCTCGATCCGCAAGGGCGCGGTCGATGCGGTGCTGACCTATGTCAACGGCGACGCCCCTTCGAAGAACGGCAGCGAGGTCGTCCGCGAACTTCAGTCTATCGCCGACGAGGTCGCCAAATCAGGCGGCACGCCGCTCGCCGTTGCCCGCGACGGCAGGCTGCTCGGCGTCATCCAGCTGAAGGATATCGTCAAGGGCGGTATCCGCGAGCGCTTCACGGAGTTGCGCCGCATGGGCATCCGCACGGTGATGATCACAGGCGACAATCCGCTGACGGCAGCCGCCATCGCGGCCGAAGCCGGCGTCGACGACTTCCTCGCCCAGGCGACGCCGGAGATGAAGCTTGCGCTGATGCGCGAGGAACAGGCCAAGGGCAAGCTCGTCGCCATGTGCGGCGACGGCACCAACGATGCGCCCGCACTTGCCCAGGCCGATGTCGGCGTCGCCATGAACACCGGCACGGTCGCCGCCCGCGAGGCCGGCAACATGGTCGACCTCGATAGCGACCCGACGAAGCTCATCGAGATCGTCGAGATCGGCAAGCAGTTGTTGATGACGCGCGGCGCGCTGACGACCTTTTCGATCGCCAACGACATCGCCAAGTATTTCGCCATCATTCCGGCGATGTTCCTGACCTTTTACCCGCAGCTTGGCGTGCTCAACATCATGGGACTTTCCACGCCGCAAAGCGCCATCCTCTCGGCAATCATCTTCAACGCGCTTGTTATCGTCGCGCTGATCCCGTTGTCGCTGAAGGGTGTGCGCTACCGTCCGATCGGCGCCGGCGCGCTTCTGTCGCGCAACCTGCTGATCTACGGCCTCGGCGGCATCATCGTCCCCTTCATCGGCATCAAAGCGATCGACCTGGCCGTCGCAGCCCTCGGCCTCGCTTAA